One genomic window of Scatophagus argus isolate fScaArg1 chromosome 16, fScaArg1.pri, whole genome shotgun sequence includes the following:
- the mrpl12 gene encoding 39S ribosomal protein L12, mitochondrial yields MYCTRHCLRTALRAAVNTHRQQLQRQPPALCSLRLLKTSPPCHSDAIASPPLDGAPKEYSPKIQQLVNDIASLTLLEVSDLNELLKKTLNIQDVGMMPMAAAAVPVAQGTEEEELPVKKEKTHFTVKLTELKAAEKVKLIKEVKNCIQGLNLVQAKKLVESLPQEIRANVSKEEAEKLKAALEAAGGTVVLE; encoded by the exons ATGTACTGCACCAGACACTGCCTCCGGACCGCGCTGCGagctgcagtgaacacacaccg gcAACAGCTTCAGCGACAGCCACCAGCCCTGTGTTCTCTCAGACTTCTGAAGACCAGTCCACCTTGTCATTCAGACGCCATCGCCTCTCCTCCACTAGATGGAGCACCCAAAGAGTATTCCCCCAAAATCCAACAGCTTGTCAATGACATAGCCAGCCTCACTTTATTAGAGGTGTCGGACCTTAATGAGCTCCTCAAG AAAACTTTGAACATTCAGGATGTTGGCATGATGCCgatggctgcagcagctgtcccTGTGGCACAG GGCACCGAAGAGGAGGAGTTACCGgtcaagaaagagaaaactcaCTTCACAGTAAAATTGACAGAACTGAAGGCTGCTGAAAAAGTGAAACTTATAAAGGAAGTGAAGAACTGCATACAAGGCCTGAATCTGGTGCAG GCTAAGAAACTAGTGGAGTCTCTTCCCCAGGAAATCCGGGCTAACGTATCCAAAGAAGaggcagagaaactgaaagcagCCCTGGAGGCAGCAGGTGGCACTGTGGTGTTGGAGTAG
- the zgc:103625 gene encoding methyltransferase-like 26 B: MLLSPQAERNWEGLCSALEDVLEDQSHRQLFALELGSGTGQHVIRFAQKMPFVTWQPSDIKEESLESIKAYVAATHAKTVLQPVHLDASEPWEQWAGLHRSSCDVIVAINLLQYSSFKTAQGVFNGAGQILKQNGLLITYGVYAINGTITPSCNEHLDAELRKMNPEWGLPDIDVLRQLAYGNGMRLERMIEMEDYFKCLIFRKI, from the exons ATGCTGCTGTCTCCTCAGGCAGAGAGGAACTGGGAGGGTCTGTGTTCAGCGCTGGAAGATGTTCTGGAGGACCAGTCCCACAGGCAACTGTTCGCCTTAGAACTGGGCTCTGGAACTGGGCAGCATGTCATACGCTTTGCGCAGAAGATGCCCTTTGTGACCTGGCAGCCATCAGACATAAAAGAAGAGTCTCTGGAAAG TATTAAAGCATATGTTGCTGCAACCCATGCAAAGACTGTGCTGCAGCCTGTCCACCTGGATGCCAGTGAACCGTGGGAACAATGGGCAGGCCTTCATCGCAGCTCCTGCGATGTTATTGTTGCCATTAACTTATTGCAGTACAGCTCCTTCAAAACAGCACAG GGTGTTTTCAATGGTGCGGGTCAGATCCTCAAGCAAAATGGCCTTTTGATAACATATGGG GTGTATGCTATTAATGGCACCATTACACCAAGCTGTAATGAACACCTGGATGCAGAGCTTCGAAAAAT GAATCCAGAGTGGGGTCTTCCCGACATCGATGTGCTGAGACAGTTGGCCTATGGCAACGGGATGCGCCTGGAGAGGATG attgaGATGGAAGATTATTTCAAATGCCTCATCTTCAGAAAGATTTAA